In Amycolatopsis jiangsuensis, the following proteins share a genomic window:
- a CDS encoding RGCVC family protein, whose amino-acid sequence MSSLDLETGVAAAEIGDPAAAACAVCPHSPESHDVIARRFCTATQAGGFHRGCVCAGASDAAVTTATRVPK is encoded by the coding sequence ATGTCGTCCCTCGATCTCGAAACCGGCGTCGCCGCCGCGGAAATCGGCGATCCGGCCGCGGCCGCCTGCGCGGTGTGCCCCCATTCCCCGGAATCGCATGATGTGATCGCGCGCCGGTTCTGCACGGCAACGCAGGCGGGCGGGTTCCACCGCGGATGCGTGTGCGCTGGTGCGTCGGACGCCGCGGTGACCACGGCGACGCGGGTCCCGAAGTGA
- the glp gene encoding molybdotransferase-like divisome protein Glp, which produces MTESPDATPADEAGEPAAEFRSVEAQIALTLDAAVRPRPVRVAISEAQGLLCAEEVVAEHALPGFDQAAVDGYAVRSVDVRTAGEEPVQLPVVGEIPAGSRQPRRLQPGQAVRVDTGAPLPTLADAVVPTSYTDGHQAKVTVHRSVPSAGYVRRTGEDVQIGDVAVRKGDTIGSAQVGLLAAVGRAKVLVYPRPRVSIVSVGDELVDVDRTPSVGQVYDVNSYALAAAARDAGAEVSRVGIVPGDPKRLREVVEGRLLMSEIVVVAGGAGGTSGDEVHAALSDLGHIDLTRIAMHPGSVQGFGRLGPDSVPTFLIPGNPMSALVVFEVLVRPLIRAARGTRNPHRRTVGARLLSPITSTKGRRGYLRGQLLRDEANGEYLVQPLGTSGAHLLASLAEANCLVTVEEDLTEVAAGEQVKVTFLAQRA; this is translated from the coding sequence ATGACCGAATCGCCCGACGCCACCCCGGCCGACGAGGCCGGTGAGCCGGCCGCGGAGTTCCGCTCCGTCGAAGCGCAGATCGCGCTGACCCTGGACGCCGCGGTGCGGCCCCGTCCGGTCCGCGTGGCGATCTCCGAGGCGCAAGGCCTGCTGTGCGCGGAGGAAGTGGTCGCCGAGCACGCACTGCCCGGGTTCGACCAGGCCGCGGTGGACGGGTACGCGGTCCGGAGCGTCGACGTGCGCACGGCCGGCGAGGAACCCGTCCAGCTGCCGGTGGTCGGTGAGATCCCGGCGGGCTCGCGGCAGCCGAGGCGATTGCAGCCGGGGCAGGCGGTGCGGGTGGACACCGGAGCGCCGCTGCCCACGCTCGCCGACGCGGTCGTTCCCACGTCCTACACCGACGGGCACCAGGCCAAGGTCACCGTGCACCGCTCGGTGCCCTCGGCAGGCTACGTGCGCCGAACCGGTGAGGACGTGCAGATCGGCGACGTAGCGGTGCGCAAGGGCGACACGATCGGGTCCGCGCAGGTGGGTCTGCTCGCCGCGGTCGGCCGCGCGAAGGTGCTGGTCTACCCGCGGCCGCGGGTGTCGATCGTCTCGGTCGGTGACGAGCTGGTGGACGTCGACCGCACGCCGTCGGTCGGCCAGGTCTACGACGTCAACTCCTACGCGCTGGCCGCGGCCGCGCGCGACGCCGGCGCCGAGGTGAGCCGGGTCGGCATCGTGCCGGGAGATCCGAAGCGGCTGCGCGAGGTCGTCGAGGGCCGGTTGCTCATGTCGGAGATCGTGGTGGTCGCCGGTGGTGCCGGAGGCACGTCCGGGGACGAGGTGCACGCGGCGCTGTCCGACCTCGGGCACATCGATCTCACGCGGATCGCCATGCACCCCGGTTCCGTGCAGGGTTTCGGCCGCCTCGGCCCGGACTCGGTGCCGACGTTCCTGATCCCGGGCAACCCGATGAGCGCACTCGTGGTGTTCGAGGTGCTCGTGCGACCGCTGATCCGGGCCGCACGGGGTACGCGCAATCCGCACCGGCGGACCGTGGGGGCGCGGTTGCTCTCACCGATCACGTCCACCAAGGGCCGGCGCGGCTACCTGCGGGGGCAGCTGCTGCGTGACGAGGCCAACGGCGAGTACCTGGTGCAGCCGCTCGGCACGTCGGGCGCGCACCTGCTCGCTTCGCTGGCCGAGGCGAACTGCCTGGTCACGGTGGAGGAGGACCTCACCGAGGTCGCGGCCGGCGAGCAGGTCAAGGTCACTTTCCTCGCGCAGCGGGCGTAG
- a CDS encoding 5-formyltetrahydrofolate cyclo-ligase, with product MREPGNEHLSKAEWRTRVLTTRASVSPEQHAREAAEIAAAAASLGAETVCAYLPFGTEPGRISLVEALAATGARVLLPVVQCAPGPLEWAAYTGPDELVPGRLRGVLEPSGPRLGVDAIEAADVILVPALAVDRRGVRLGRGAGHYDRSLASATADLLAVVRTEELVDHLPGQPHDVPMNAALTPGGLVRLPTP from the coding sequence ATGCGCGAGCCGGGCAATGAGCACCTGAGCAAGGCGGAGTGGCGCACCCGGGTCCTGACCACCCGCGCCTCGGTGTCCCCCGAACAGCACGCGCGGGAGGCCGCCGAGATCGCAGCCGCGGCCGCTTCGTTGGGAGCCGAAACGGTGTGCGCGTACCTGCCCTTCGGCACGGAACCCGGCCGGATTTCCCTGGTCGAGGCGCTGGCGGCGACCGGAGCCCGGGTCCTGCTGCCGGTGGTCCAGTGCGCGCCCGGCCCGCTCGAGTGGGCTGCCTACACAGGGCCGGACGAGCTGGTACCGGGCCGGCTGCGCGGTGTTCTCGAACCTTCCGGGCCACGACTGGGGGTTGACGCGATCGAAGCGGCGGACGTGATCCTCGTACCGGCGCTCGCCGTCGACCGCCGCGGAGTGCGGCTCGGACGCGGAGCGGGTCACTACGATCGCTCGCTCGCCTCCGCGACCGCGGACCTCCTGGCCGTCGTGCGGACCGAGGAGCTGGTGGACCACCTGCCCGGGCAACCCCACGACGTGCCGATGAACGCAGCACTCACCCCCGGCGGCCTGGTCCGGCTGCCCACCCCGTGA
- a CDS encoding fatty acid desaturase family protein: MDVSSVSEGAGLRAASRNDFSALGRIMRREGLLDRRYGYYAVKISLTLLAFAGGCAAFVLLGDSWWQLVTAVFFAVMFAQVAFLGHDAGHNQVFRTGRANDRAGYAFGGIVGMSYGWWMGKHTRHHANPNHEGDDPDIDIPLLAFTRGQTVHKSGFVRWTSKHQAALFFPLLLLEGLSLHWAGIQAVWRGQVKTRWLEAALLSAHVVVYLGAVFVVLSPPVALAFIAVHQGLWGVYMGCSFAPGHKGMPTYTDKTELDFLRKQVLSSRNVQGRRWVDFTLGGLNHQIEHHLFPSMPRANLRRAQPLVRAFCAEHGIDYAQCGLLKTYHYVLQHLHEVSAPLRAAGAPAR; this comes from the coding sequence ATGGACGTATCTTCGGTGAGCGAGGGCGCCGGCCTCCGGGCGGCGTCACGCAACGACTTCAGCGCTCTTGGCCGCATCATGCGGCGTGAAGGCCTGCTTGACCGGCGCTACGGCTACTACGCGGTGAAGATCAGCCTGACCCTGCTGGCGTTCGCCGGCGGCTGTGCGGCGTTCGTCCTGCTGGGCGATTCGTGGTGGCAGCTGGTCACGGCGGTGTTTTTCGCGGTGATGTTCGCGCAGGTGGCGTTCCTCGGTCACGACGCCGGGCACAACCAGGTCTTCCGCACCGGGCGGGCCAACGACCGCGCCGGTTACGCGTTCGGCGGGATCGTCGGCATGAGCTACGGCTGGTGGATGGGCAAGCACACCCGCCACCACGCCAACCCCAACCACGAGGGCGACGATCCCGACATCGACATCCCCTTGCTGGCCTTCACCCGCGGGCAGACGGTGCACAAGAGCGGGTTCGTGCGCTGGACGTCGAAGCACCAGGCGGCGTTGTTCTTCCCGTTGCTGCTGCTGGAAGGCCTGAGCCTGCACTGGGCGGGCATCCAGGCGGTGTGGCGCGGGCAGGTCAAGACCCGGTGGCTCGAAGCGGCGCTGCTGTCCGCGCACGTCGTGGTCTACCTGGGGGCGGTGTTCGTGGTGTTGTCCCCGCCGGTCGCCTTGGCGTTCATCGCCGTGCACCAAGGACTGTGGGGCGTGTACATGGGCTGTTCGTTCGCACCGGGTCACAAGGGCATGCCCACCTACACGGACAAGACCGAGCTCGACTTCCTGCGCAAGCAGGTGCTGAGCAGCCGCAACGTCCAAGGCCGCCGGTGGGTGGACTTCACGCTCGGGGGACTGAACCACCAGATCGAGCACCACCTGTTCCCGAGCATGCCGCGGGCCAACCTGCGCCGCGCGCAGCCCCTGGTGCGCGCGTTCTGCGCCGAGCACGGGATCGACTACGCCCAGTGCGGGCTGTTGAAGACCTACCACTACGTCCTGCAGCACTTGCACGAGGTGAGCGCACCACTCCGCGCGGCGGGCGCACCTGCCCGCTAG
- a CDS encoding UTP--glucose-1-phosphate uridylyltransferase, producing MTGAESTQTFRTAIVPAAGLGTRFLPTTKAVPKELLPVVDTPGIEIVATEAAGAGAKRLVIVTSPGKEAVVRYFESQPELEKTLEDKGKNDLLAKVRRGPGLLDVETAVQEQALGLGHAVAQAEPNLTDEDTAVAVLLPDDLVLPAGVLERMSAVRAQYGGSVLCAFDIPKEQISPYGVFDVTDTGDPDVKQVHGMVEKPKPEDAPSTFAAAGRYLLDRAIFDALRRIEPGAGGELQLTDAVALLIREGHPVHVVVHHGGRHDLGNPGGFLRAAVDFALEDPTYGPSLRTWLTERIGNDRP from the coding sequence ATGACGGGCGCCGAATCCACTCAGACGTTCAGAACCGCCATCGTGCCGGCCGCCGGCCTCGGTACGCGCTTTCTGCCGACCACGAAGGCGGTGCCGAAGGAGCTGCTGCCCGTGGTCGACACCCCCGGCATCGAGATCGTCGCCACCGAGGCGGCGGGCGCGGGGGCGAAGCGCCTGGTCATCGTGACCTCGCCCGGCAAGGAAGCGGTGGTCCGGTACTTCGAGTCGCAGCCCGAACTGGAGAAGACACTCGAGGACAAGGGCAAGAACGACCTGCTGGCGAAGGTGCGCCGGGGGCCGGGCCTGCTCGACGTGGAGACCGCTGTCCAGGAACAGGCGCTGGGGCTGGGCCACGCCGTCGCGCAAGCCGAGCCGAACCTCACCGACGAGGACACCGCGGTCGCCGTGCTGCTGCCGGACGACCTGGTGCTGCCCGCCGGTGTCCTCGAACGGATGTCGGCGGTCCGGGCCCAGTACGGCGGCAGCGTGCTGTGCGCGTTCGACATCCCCAAGGAGCAGATCTCGCCGTACGGCGTCTTCGACGTCACCGACACCGGCGATCCGGACGTCAAGCAGGTCCACGGGATGGTCGAGAAGCCCAAGCCGGAGGACGCCCCCTCGACCTTCGCCGCGGCCGGGCGCTACCTGCTCGACCGGGCGATCTTCGACGCGCTGCGCCGGATCGAACCGGGCGCCGGTGGTGAACTGCAGCTCACCGACGCCGTCGCGTTGCTGATCCGCGAGGGTCACCCGGTGCACGTCGTCGTGCACCACGGGGGCAGGCACGACCTGGGCAACCCCGGCGGTTTCCTGCGGGCCGCCGTCGATTTCGCGCTCGAGGACCCGACCTACGGGCCGTCGCTGCGAACCTGGCTGACCGAACGGATCGGGAACGATCGCCCATGA
- a CDS encoding IS982 family transposase, translating into MKNDLNTLLTALYVLVDDHVVLPRTGRGRRPLLTDSELITLATAQVLLRYDSERRWIRHLHADSRWREWFAHLPGQSGYHKRLKASEPLLRKTILALSLCCPSWFDDMWITDATPVPCGMSRETVKRSDLAGHASYGYCASHSRWYWGLKLYLVCAGDGMPIMWCLANPKLGEREVLAALLEHNHHLVRDGQTLLADKGFAGKEFKKLTAAMGLELLRPDRKDETYRNGNLGGVRQRIESVNQTLKGQLDLEAHGGRTPAGVFTRVAQRLLAMAAGIWHNWNTGLTSKRSLIAYDH; encoded by the coding sequence GTGAAGAACGACCTGAACACCCTCCTGACGGCACTGTACGTGCTCGTCGATGACCATGTGGTGCTGCCCCGGACCGGCCGGGGACGGCGCCCACTACTCACGGACAGTGAGTTGATCACGCTGGCCACTGCCCAAGTGTTGCTGCGGTATGACTCCGAGCGCCGATGGATTCGCCATCTTCATGCCGACTCCCGGTGGCGTGAATGGTTTGCTCATCTTCCTGGGCAGTCCGGCTACCACAAGCGGTTAAAGGCATCAGAACCGTTGCTGCGCAAGACCATCCTGGCCCTTTCCCTGTGCTGTCCGTCCTGGTTTGACGACATGTGGATCACCGATGCCACCCCGGTGCCGTGCGGGATGTCCCGGGAAACCGTGAAGCGCTCCGACCTGGCCGGCCACGCCAGTTACGGCTACTGTGCGTCACACTCTCGGTGGTATTGGGGGCTCAAGCTTTACCTCGTCTGCGCCGGCGACGGCATGCCGATCATGTGGTGCCTGGCCAACCCGAAACTCGGCGAACGCGAGGTCTTGGCCGCCCTGCTCGAGCACAACCACCACCTCGTTCGTGACGGCCAGACCCTGTTGGCGGACAAGGGTTTCGCCGGCAAGGAATTCAAGAAGCTGACCGCGGCGATGGGGCTGGAGTTGCTGCGCCCGGACCGCAAGGACGAGACCTACCGCAACGGCAACCTCGGCGGTGTCCGTCAACGGATCGAGTCGGTCAACCAGACCCTCAAGGGCCAGCTCGACCTCGAAGCCCACGGCGGACGCACCCCCGCCGGAGTGTTCACCCGCGTCGCCCAACGCCTGCTGGCCATGGCCGCCGGCATCTGGCACAACTGGAACACCGGCCTGACCAGCAAACGATCACTCATCGCCTACGACCACTAA
- a CDS encoding GNAT family N-acetyltransferase, with the protein MAALAYPVESRHPGWPARLGPLRVPAGVVAVRPVRLRDAGEWSRIRLRDQNHLEQWEPTGVGPWPDRNALWSWPSQWAALRGLARRGQCLPFTITVDGKFAGQITVGNVIRAALRSAWIGYWVSSELVRGGVATAAVALVTDHAFDSAGLHRLEATVRPENNASLKVLTKAGYRQEGLFERYLDVAGAWRDHLCFAVTKEETGDGLVARLLGSGRADLA; encoded by the coding sequence GTGGCCGCCCTCGCGTACCCGGTCGAAAGCCGTCACCCGGGCTGGCCCGCACGGCTCGGTCCGCTGCGCGTTCCGGCCGGGGTCGTCGCCGTGCGGCCGGTCCGGCTGCGCGACGCGGGTGAGTGGAGCCGCATCCGGTTGCGCGATCAGAACCACCTCGAACAGTGGGAGCCGACCGGTGTGGGGCCGTGGCCGGACCGCAACGCGTTGTGGTCCTGGCCTTCGCAGTGGGCCGCGTTGCGCGGCCTGGCGCGGCGCGGGCAGTGTCTTCCGTTCACGATCACGGTTGACGGAAAGTTCGCCGGGCAGATCACGGTGGGTAACGTGATCCGGGCGGCACTGCGTTCGGCCTGGATCGGCTACTGGGTGTCCTCGGAGCTCGTGCGCGGCGGAGTGGCCACCGCCGCCGTGGCGCTCGTGACGGATCACGCCTTCGACTCGGCCGGGCTGCATCGGCTGGAGGCGACCGTGCGTCCGGAGAACAACGCCAGCCTGAAGGTGCTCACGAAGGCCGGCTATCGGCAGGAGGGCCTGTTCGAGCGGTACCTCGACGTGGCGGGCGCCTGGCGGGATCACCTGTGCTTCGCGGTGACGAAAGAGGAGACCGGCGACGGGCTGGTCGCGCGGCTCCTCGGGTCCGGGCGCGCCGACCTGGCCTGA
- the sepX gene encoding divisome protein SepX/GlpR, with translation MPSSVIIVALAAAWLVVLVPMVARKRQQVARTPTSALAARVVRSGGARNEGQEEYAVSDNAQPSVEDDLAELESELDADLEEEPEPEPEPLPQPARAGRAETARERRGYRPGRGGFDPEAAEIAARAKYAFRQRVVVILLIAAVATAAFAGFVLSLAWWVHGAVDLALVGYLGYLRRQVRIEDEIRQRRMARYSTTRTPRRAEPAEPPSSVRTETAELEEDDHDLEVVASPPRNIVERKPSPMSRIRRQAVVVDLDDEDPAFEELDEPGMGGPYRRAVGE, from the coding sequence ATGCCCAGTTCGGTGATCATCGTCGCGCTGGCCGCGGCATGGCTCGTCGTTCTCGTGCCCATGGTGGCCCGCAAGCGCCAGCAGGTCGCGCGGACGCCCACCTCCGCGCTGGCCGCACGGGTGGTGCGCAGCGGGGGTGCTCGCAACGAGGGACAGGAGGAGTACGCCGTGTCCGACAATGCGCAGCCGTCGGTCGAGGACGACCTCGCCGAACTCGAGTCGGAACTCGACGCCGACCTCGAGGAGGAGCCGGAACCGGAGCCCGAACCGTTGCCGCAGCCCGCGCGCGCGGGACGTGCCGAAACCGCGCGTGAACGGCGTGGCTACCGGCCGGGCCGGGGCGGCTTCGACCCGGAGGCGGCCGAGATCGCCGCCCGCGCCAAGTACGCGTTCCGTCAGCGAGTGGTCGTGATCCTGCTGATCGCCGCAGTCGCGACCGCCGCGTTCGCCGGATTCGTGCTTTCGCTGGCTTGGTGGGTCCACGGCGCGGTCGACCTGGCACTCGTCGGCTACCTCGGCTACCTGCGCCGCCAGGTCCGCATCGAAGACGAGATCCGCCAGCGCCGGATGGCCCGCTACTCGACCACCCGCACCCCCCGGCGCGCCGAGCCGGCCGAACCGCCGTCCTCCGTCCGCACCGAGACCGCGGAGCTGGAGGAGGACGACCACGACCTGGAGGTCGTCGCCTCGCCGCCGCGGAACATCGTGGAACGCAAGCCCTCGCCGATGTCCCGCATCCGCCGCCAGGCCGTCGTGGTCGATCTGGACGACGAGGACCCGGCGTTCGAGGAACTCGACGAACCCGGCATGGGCGGCCCGTACCGCCGCGCGGTCGGGGAGTGA